TTGGCATTTTGGCGAAAAAGGCTGAATCCAAATTTCCAGATGTCTGAATTTACAAATGGGTGATTCCTTTTTGCAATTATTATCAACCTTCTTGATTTTGCCGTTAAAATTGATCCTTAACACGGTGATACTTCCACCCCGGTAGATCGTTTCGTAAATAACTTACCAGATTCATGCGTCTGTAGTTCGTAGCCGCAGGCTTTAGCTTGCGAATTTGCATTGTATCCCGGGTACTCTTTTGCAGAGTTTTGCACATTACTTCCTTAAGTGCTGTCATCGCGTTATGCCGCAGCCCCGGGTTTAGCTTAGAGAGAAGCGGAGAATTTGCAGATGAGAAGAACAGCTATAATCATAATCGTTGCCCTAGTGTTGGTGATCGGGGGAATATGGAGCGTTTATAAGGGCTATCTTCGGGTAGCCGCTGAGGCAGAAGAACAATTCAAGATGCATCAGGTGGCCGAGGCGAGAGATATAGGCCATGAGGCGGAACTGGTCATGGGCCATATTATGGACAAGATGATGAGAGGCCAGACGGGGACAGATACGTATATCAGCGGCTGGCACCGGGGGGAAAAGGGAAAAATCGAAAAACTAATGGCCTATGCCCCCTTTTCCCTTGGTGACGGGCACTATTCGGTGGCGCTGGCAACTCCCAGAGCAGGAGCCATTCCCGGAAGCAGGAAAAATTTCGTAAACGCTCTCGGAGGGTTAACTATTGTTACCCTTATAATACTGGTTGGTATTTTGTCTGTTTTAAGGATCAATCGCAGGCGGAGCGAGTTACTCAAGGGAAAAACAAAACTCCTGGAGGAGATAAGGGAATCCGAGGAAAGATACAGAAACCTGTTTAAAAACTCCCTTGATGGCGTTTTTACGGTAGATAATGAAGGAAATATTACCTCCTGCAATAGGGTGATAGAGGAAATGTTAGGTTACACCACCGGAGAACTTATGGCATTGAACTACAGAGATTATATGGATCCTGAAACGGCTGATTATGTCTTTCAGAGATACAATGAACTCTTTCGCACCGGCAGACCGATCCGTGGTTTGTGTTACGAAATCGTCCGCAAAGACGGTAAAAAGAGGATAGTGGAAGGCTATGTAAGTTTAATAAAGAAGGGGGGGTGGATCGAGGGCTTCCAGGGGTCGTTGCGGGATATAACAGAGCAAAAAAAGATGGAAGAGGCGCTCCTCGAAAGCGAGAGAAGGCATAAAGCCCTCTTTGAGGAAGCGAGAGAAACCAAGGACTTTCTGGAGACCATTTTCGAAACATCGCCGGATATGGTGACAACTACAGATAAAAAGGGTTTTATTACCTTTACCAATCGGGCGGCAGCAGAAATCTTAGGCTATAAAAAAGAAGAATTATTGGGGAAGCATGTCTCAGAATTCTATGATCGGGGAATGGAAAGGGCAAGGGAGATTAATGATCTTCTAATCAGAGACGGGGAACTCCGTCATTACAGGTTTAAAAGTACCAACAGGGAAGGAAGGGAAATATGGGTCAGTCTCTCCGGTGCGCTCCTTAAGGATAGTGAGGGAAAAGCAATCGGAACACTCGGCTTTTTTAGAGATATTACGCCGCTGGTAACGGCGGAGGAAGAGCTCAGGACATCTGAAAAGAGGTACCGGGACCTCCTCCAGAATTCAAGTGATCTCATCTACACAGTGGATATAGAGGGTAGGTTTACCTCCTTCAACAAGGCGGGGGAGGAGGTAACAGGTTTTGCGGAAAAAGATATCCTGGGAAAACATGTATCTATCATAGTTCCCCAAGACGCTATCGAAAAGGCAGAGGCAGAAATAAGGAAACTATTAAAAGGTGAAAAGAGCGAACGATTCGAGATAAATATCCGTAAATTCGGGAAGGGATCACTTATCGGCGAACTGAGTCTCTCCCTCATCTGGGAAGGGGGAAGGGTTATCGGAACCATGGGGATAATACGGGACATTACCGAGAAGAGGAGGGCGGAAGAAGAGATCAGGAAAAAGAATGAAGAGCTGGAAAACTTTGTTCATTCTGTTTCCCATGACCTGAAGGCGCCTGTCGTTTCCATCCAGGGCTTTTCTTCCATCCTCCTTACCAATTATCTCGATAAATTGGATGACAATGGGAAAAGATATTTAACTCGCATTCAGAGCAATGCCACGAAGATGCAGATGATTATTGCCGACCTCCTTGAATTTTCAAGGATCGGTATGGTAGTCAGTAACTTCGAGAATGTTTCCCCCCGACAGATCATCACCGATGTTTTGACTATGTTAGCTCCCCAACTTAAGGGTTTAAAGGTGAATGTGGAGGGAGAATTGCCCACTATCCGTGGTGACAGAAACAGGATCTATCAGGTCTTTGAAAATCTGATCCAGAACTCTATCAAGTATATGGGAGGTACAGAAGGTCCGATGATCAGGATTGGATGTGAACCGAGAGGCGAGTTCTATGAGTTCTACGTGAGGGACAATGGGATAGGTATTGATCCCAAATATCATCAAAAGATATTTCAGATCTTCCAGAGGTTGAACGATGTGGCAGTTGAGGGAACTGGCATCGGTCTTGCCACTGTAAAAAAGATTGTGGAAACGTATGGCGGGGCTATCCGTATAGAATCAGAAAAGGGAAAGGGGGCAACCTTTTACTTCACAATGCCCAGGGCAGCCTGATCAGTGATTGGTAGGGAATCAGAACACAGTTCTGATTCCCTTTTTTGATGGTTAATCCATTGGTGCCGAAGCCGGGACTTGAACCCGGACGGGCGTGGCCCACTACCCCCTCAAGATAGCGTGTCTACCAGATTCCACCACTTCGGCAAACGCCTTTTCAAAAAACACCATCATATCCCCTGCCCTCTGATGAGGGGGATTCTTCACTTCAATGGCGGGGTTTCTGTCTTCGTTTTTTGCCCTGTGGTTCCCGTTGATGTGCCTGGGGGAATACCTTGTTTCGCCGCCTGTGTCTGTGGTACCGTTCTTTCAACCGCCGGTCGAGAATAACTATCCATCAACGACGCCCCCTTATGGATAGCATACGACAGGACAAGGGATGTCAACATAAAAACCGCGGCCACTACTGTCGTCATTTTTCCGAGAAAGGTTCCCGGACCACTGCTGCCGAAGATAGTTTGGCTTGATCCGCCAAAAGCCGCCCCCATATCTGCACCCTTACCTGCCTGAAGGAGAACGACAAAAACCAACATCAGGCAAGCGATGATATGCAAGACAGTAACAAGAGTTTGCATGTTAACCCATCCTTAGAGAAAAATTCATTCAAAACCTTACAATCCTGGTGAACGATTCGACATCCAGGCTTGCCCCTCCTACCAGAGCGCCATTTATGTCCCGCTGAGCCATCAGATCACGGATATTGTCTGGACTAACGCTTCCCCCATAGATGATAGTAAAATGGCAGGCGATTGCCTTTTCATAGTTCGTCTCCACCATGTGGCGAATAAATGCATGCACTTCCCCGGCCTGCTCCGGTGTCGCCGTCTTACCGGTACCAATGGCCCAGACCGGTTCATAGGCAACAATAACATTTTTTATATCATCAGCAATAAAATTATTCAACCCCTCTTTGATTTGCCTTTCAACAACGGCGAAGGTCTTTCCTTGCTCTCTTTCCTTGAGGGTTTCCCCGAGGCAGAGTATTGGTCTCAGGCCGAATTTCAGGGCAGTCCTGACCTTCTTATTGATTACCTTATCTCTTTCACCAAAAAGGGTACGGCGTTCTGAATGGCCTATGATGACGTATTCGCAGCCGGCATCGGCCAGCATCGGGGCGGACACCTCCCCCGTATAGGCCCCCTTCCCCCCGGCATCCTCGTGGAGATTCTGCGCACAGAGGTGAATCCCTGAATCCTTCAGCGCCTCCGCCACAGCATAAAGGGCTGTAAAGGACGGGGCAATGACCACATCCCTGTCGAGGGGTTCGGCGAGGGTCTTCCTCAGGCGAGATGCAAAATCAACCGCCTCCCCTATTGTTTTATTCATTTTCCAGTTGCCGGCGATAAATGGCCTGATCATTATTACGCCTTAAAAGCTGATAGTCTCGCAAGATCAAGAAATAAAATGGACTTTTCAGGCAGACTCAAAGCTTCCTCCCCATGTACAGGGCGAGGTCTATGACTTACGACTTATGACTTACGACTTACGACTTTTCCTCCCCATGTACAGGGCGAGATCCCTCATCCGGCATGCATAACCGCTCTCATTGTCGTACCACGCAAATACCTTGACAAAGTTTTCCCCAATCACCTTGGTCAGGGGGGCATCCACGATGGCTGAGTAGGAACTGCTCGTAAAGTCTATGGAAACCAGTTCCTCCTCGCAAAAAGCCATGATGTCCTTTAGCTTTCCCTCAGATGCCGCCTTCAAGGCACCGTTGACCTCACCGACAGTAACCGGACATCCGACCTCCGCCGTCAGATCCACCAGAGAGACATTGGGTGTCGGGACCCTCAACGCCAGTCCGTCAAGTTTTCCCTTTAAAGCGGGAATCACTTCGGTAACCGCAATGGCTGCTCCCGTTGATGTGGGAACAATGGACATGGCCGCTGCCCGGGCCCTTCTCAAGTCTTTATGGGAACCATCGAGAAGCCTCTGATCCATGGTGTAGGAGTGTACCGTTGTCATGAGTCCTCTGATAATTGTAAATTCGTCGTGGAGGACCTTGGCCACGGGGGCAAGACAGTTTGTAGTGCACGATGCATTGGATATGATGTGATGTTTTGCCGGATTGTATGCATCTTCATTGACTCCCATTACGAAGGTGCCGTCAACCCCTTTTCCGGGGGCGGAGAGGATGACCTTCCTTGCCCCGGCGGTAAGATGTCCCACGACCTCGTCTTTCTTTCTGAACTTGCCCGTTGATTCGAGGACGATATCAACGCCTAATTTTCCCCAGGGAAGGTCGGCGAGATTAGTGGTGACGTTTGTTACCTTGATTTTTTTACCATCTACAACGAGAGCATCTTCCTCCACGGCAACATCGGCTTTGATTTTTCCGTGAACCGAATCGTATTTGAGAAGATGGGCGAGGACATCCGGCCTGGCCCTTGAGTTAATGGCAACGATGACAATGTCATCGCACCCGAGGCATGCCCTGACGAGGTATCTGCCGATCCTGCCGAAGCCATTAATGGCTACTTTAACAGCCATGATTCACCTCCTGTGGAATTTCAATAAGAGACCCTGATGAATAATATCCACGCCGCAGACTTTAGTCAACCATTTTTTCCTCTGCATCATTTCCCCTGTAGTTGCCCCTGGATTTTCCTCTGTGATCAGGAAGGAAAGGGTTTGAAGAACCGACCCTACCGGCTCCTGGTAACACCCACCCTGTCGCAGTAG
The window above is part of the Syntrophales bacterium genome. Proteins encoded here:
- the gap gene encoding type I glyceraldehyde-3-phosphate dehydrogenase; translation: MAVKVAINGFGRIGRYLVRACLGCDDIVIVAINSRARPDVLAHLLKYDSVHGKIKADVAVEEDALVVDGKKIKVTNVTTNLADLPWGKLGVDIVLESTGKFRKKDEVVGHLTAGARKVILSAPGKGVDGTFVMGVNEDAYNPAKHHIISNASCTTNCLAPVAKVLHDEFTIIRGLMTTVHSYTMDQRLLDGSHKDLRRARAAAMSIVPTSTGAAIAVTEVIPALKGKLDGLALRVPTPNVSLVDLTAEVGCPVTVGEVNGALKAASEGKLKDIMAFCEEELVSIDFTSSSYSAIVDAPLTKVIGENFVKVFAWYDNESGYACRMRDLALYMGRKSRKS
- a CDS encoding PAS domain S-box protein, with product MRRTAIIIIVALVLVIGGIWSVYKGYLRVAAEAEEQFKMHQVAEARDIGHEAELVMGHIMDKMMRGQTGTDTYISGWHRGEKGKIEKLMAYAPFSLGDGHYSVALATPRAGAIPGSRKNFVNALGGLTIVTLIILVGILSVLRINRRRSELLKGKTKLLEEIRESEERYRNLFKNSLDGVFTVDNEGNITSCNRVIEEMLGYTTGELMALNYRDYMDPETADYVFQRYNELFRTGRPIRGLCYEIVRKDGKKRIVEGYVSLIKKGGWIEGFQGSLRDITEQKKMEEALLESERRHKALFEEARETKDFLETIFETSPDMVTTTDKKGFITFTNRAAAEILGYKKEELLGKHVSEFYDRGMERAREINDLLIRDGELRHYRFKSTNREGREIWVSLSGALLKDSEGKAIGTLGFFRDITPLVTAEEELRTSEKRYRDLLQNSSDLIYTVDIEGRFTSFNKAGEEVTGFAEKDILGKHVSIIVPQDAIEKAEAEIRKLLKGEKSERFEINIRKFGKGSLIGELSLSLIWEGGRVIGTMGIIRDITEKRRAEEEIRKKNEELENFVHSVSHDLKAPVVSIQGFSSILLTNYLDKLDDNGKRYLTRIQSNATKMQMIIADLLEFSRIGMVVSNFENVSPRQIITDVLTMLAPQLKGLKVNVEGELPTIRGDRNRIYQVFENLIQNSIKYMGGTEGPMIRIGCEPRGEFYEFYVRDNGIGIDPKYHQKIFQIFQRLNDVAVEGTGIGLATVKKIVETYGGAIRIESEKGKGATFYFTMPRAA
- the tpiA gene encoding triose-phosphate isomerase, which codes for MIRPFIAGNWKMNKTIGEAVDFASRLRKTLAEPLDRDVVIAPSFTALYAVAEALKDSGIHLCAQNLHEDAGGKGAYTGEVSAPMLADAGCEYVIIGHSERRTLFGERDKVINKKVRTALKFGLRPILCLGETLKEREQGKTFAVVERQIKEGLNNFIADDIKNVIVAYEPVWAIGTGKTATPEQAGEVHAFIRHMVETNYEKAIACHFTIIYGGSVSPDNIRDLMAQRDINGALVGGASLDVESFTRIVRF
- the secG gene encoding preprotein translocase subunit SecG; the encoded protein is MQTLVTVLHIIACLMLVFVVLLQAGKGADMGAAFGGSSQTIFGSSGPGTFLGKMTTVVAAVFMLTSLVLSYAIHKGASLMDSYSRPAVERTVPQTQAAKQGIPPGTSTGTTGQKTKTETPPLK